The genomic stretch ACCACATCGTAAATGTCATCCGTGGTGAACAGAATGAATACATGGAGAGCTACAACCACGATGGGCTTTCTGTATTTGGCAAAGGTCAGGAAGACAGCGAAAGATACTGGAGGTCTGTCATAAGGCAAACCATGATTCATGGGCTGTTGGAAAAAGACATCGAAAACTATGGTGTCATCAAGCTATCCAAAGCCAGCGAGGACTTCCTGAAAAGCCCTCACGAGATCACCTTCACTAAAGATCATGATTTTGAAGAAATGATCGAAAACGATGAGGCTGAGGAAATCGCCAATACCAATAAAGCTTATGATGAAAAGCTCTTTGAACTGCTAAAGGTAGAGCGAAAAAAAGTAGCCAAAAGCAAAGGCCTGCCCCCTTACGTCATTTTCCAAGACCCGTCTTTGGAAGAAATGGCGACCGTTTACCCTACTTCCAAAGAAGAACTTGCCCAAATAAATGGGGTAGGTATGGGAAAAGTCACTAAATTTGGAGCTTCATTTCTCAAGTTAATTACCAATTATGTTGAGGAAAATGACATTATTACGGCTTCGGACGTTGTCGTCAAGACCGCCGGTACACGCTCCAAAGTAAAGATATCAATCATCCAGCAGGTAGACCGCAAGATTGATCTGGATGAAATCGCCAGTAACCTGAACATAGAAATGTCAGAATTACTGCAGGAAATCGAACAGATTATCTATAGTGGCACCAAATTAAATATCAATTACTATATCCATAACATTATGGATGAAGAGCGGGAAGACACCTTACATGATTACTTCATGACCGCCGAAACAGACAACATCAGAGAAGCACTTCAAGAACTTGAGGATGAAGACTTTGGAGAAGAAGAAATCCGGGTCTACAGAATTAAGTTTATTTCTGATCATGCCAATTAAAATTTAGATTTAAATAAATGAACATACTGTTATTAGGAAGCGGAGGAAGAGAACATGCCTTCGCCTATAAAATTGCCAATAGCCCAAAATGCGACCGTCTATATGTAGCCCCAGGAAATGCTGGCACTGCCGGCATCGCTACCAATGTATCCATTGGAATCACGGATTTTGGCGCCATGAAGGAATTTGTCCTTGCCAATTCGATTGACTTGGTGGTGGTAGGCCCCGAAGAACCCTTGGTCAAGGGTGTGGCAGATTATTTTGCTTCCCAAGAAGAGACGAAAGCATTGCCTGTGGTAGGGCCAAAACAAAAAGGAGCCACCTTGGAAGGAAGCAAGGATTTTTCTAAACAGTTTATGCAGCGCCACCAAGTGCCCACCGCTGCTTCAGCGACCTTTACCATAGATACTATCGACGAAGGATTGGCGTTTATCAAAAAACAGCAGCTCCCAGTGGTGCTCAAAGCCGACGGGCTTGCGGCAGGGAAAGGTGTGCTGATCTGCGAAACCTTAGAAGATGCTGAAAGTTCATTTAAGGAGATGCTGCTGGAAAGCAAATTTGGTGCAGCCTCCGAAAAAGTGGTCATTGAGGAGTTTTTATCAGGCATTGAGCTCTCTGTATTCGTGGCGACAGACGGTAAAAGCTATAAAATCCTCCCTGAAGCGAAAGATTATAAACGCATCGGTGAAAAAGACACAGGCCTCAATACAGGTGGTATGGGAGCAGTCAGTCCGGTGCCTTTTGCAAAAGGTGAGTTCTTAAGAAAAGTCGAAGAAAAAGTGGTCAAACCGACCATTGAAGGCCTTGAAAAAGACCAAATAGATTATAAGGGATTCATTTTCATCGGTTTGATGAATGACAATGGAGAACCTTATGTGATCGAGTATAACGTGCGTATGGGAGACCCTGAAACCCAAGCAGTACTTCCTCGTATCAAGAGTGATTTTGTGGACTTGCTCTATGCCATGGGTACAGGCACCCTGAAAGATTATGAATTAACACTGGAAGACTTTACGGCCACGACTATTGTAATGGTAGCGGGTGGATACCCAGGTGCCTATCCAAAAGGTGATGTGATCAGTGGACTTGATAATGAAAATGGCAACAGTATCACATTCCACGCAGGCACCTCCACAACCCCCCAAGGAGATGTGGTCACCAATGGCGGCCGTGTATTGGGAATCACAGGCAAAGGAAACAGCATAGAAGAAGCGCTGTCCAATGCCTATTCCAGGGTACATGAAATATCCTGGAAAGATGTCTATTTCCGAAATGATATCGGTCAAGACATCCTAAATTATGGTAAATAAAACCATAATTTATTCACGAGGAACATGCACTGAGCATGTTCCCTAAATAATATATGTGTTATGGCAGGATGTAGTAGCTGCTCTACCACCGCTGGAAGCGGAGGGTGCCAAAATAATGGCACTTGTGGTACGAGCGATTGTAATAAAATGAATTCCTTCGATTGGCTGTCCCATATGGGCATTCCAAACGTGGATAATTTTGACATAGTAGAAGTCAAGTTTAAAGGCGGACGAAAAGATTATTTCAGAAACGTAAACCACCTTCAACTCACCACTGGTGATCCGGTGGTAGTGGATGTGCCCAGTGGCCACCATATCGGCTATGTCTCCCTCCAAGGGGAGCTGGTCAGGCTTCAAATGCAAAAACGAAAGATCAAAAATGATGACAACATCACCAAGATCTATCGTGTCGCCTCACCAAAAGACCTTGAAAAGTGGGAAGAAGCCAAAAACAGGGAAGTACCGACCCTATATAGGACCAAGCAAATCATCGACGAAATAAAGCTGGAAATGAAATTGTCCGATATAGAATATCAGGCGGACAATTCGAAAGCCACCTTTTACTATTCTGCCGATGAGCGGGTAGACTTCAGGGAACTGATCAAAATACTGGCTTCTGAATTCAAAATCCGTGTGGAAATGCGACAAATCAGCCTTAGGCAAGAAGCAGGTAGATTGGGAGGAGTTGGTGTATGTGGCCGTGAATTATGCTGCTCTACCTGGATCCATGATTTCAAAAGTGTCAGCACTTCTGCCGCACGGTACCAGAATCTTTCCTTAAACCCCACCAAGCTTTCCGGACAATGTGGAAGGCTGAAGTGTTGCCTCAATTATGAGCTGGATACATACATGACCGCTTTGGAAGATATTCCAAACATCGAAAAGCCCTTGGTGACAGAAGCCGGCCATGCAAAACTCCAGAAGACAGACATCTTCAGGAAGCTAATGTGGTTTAGTTATAACAATGAAAACAACTGGCATTCGATTGATTGCGGCAGGGTAAAAGAGATCATCGAGATGAATAAGGAAGGGGAAAAACCTTTCAGTCTTGAGTTCAACGATGTCATGGACCTTGATGAAGATAAGAGCAACTCCAATATCGATTTGGAAATGCTGGACAAAAAATTCAGTAAGAACAATAAGAAGAAGAAAAAACGAAAGCCCAGGCCAAAACAATCAGCTAACAAACCGGCCGGAGCCAAAGCCGACACGCAAACTTCTCCGCCAAACAAGGACAATAAAGACAAGCAACAATCTCACCGCAAACCTTCCAACCGAAGAAAAGGCGGTGAACAAAGAAAGGGACCATCCCCTCAAAAACAGCAGCCTGCAGGTGACCAGAAAAACCCTCAAACTGCTCAAGGTGCAAAACCAAAAGGCAACAAGCGCAGGAACAATCGTAAAAAGGGAGGAGGAAGACCCTCCAATAATAAAGGCAATCAGCAAAATGAACAATAGATCGATGGTCAAAAAGCTTTATGGGACTTTGCTGATATCATCCCTTCTGCTTTCCTGTAACAACGACCGGGTATATGAAGAATACCATGGCTTGGAAAATCTATCTTGGCCTATCGCTGATACCGTTACGTTTGACATTGAGACGAAATATGATCATGATGACGTAATTTCTACGCTTCGTGTCAAGTACAATAAGGATTATGATTATTACAACCTTTATGTACGGTATTTGGTCAGGGACAGCCTTGGACAAATCAGGAATAACGAATTGTTAAACCTTAATTTATTTGATCCCAAAACCGGAAAGCCCTTAGGTAGTGGTTATGGCAACAGCTTTACCCAAATGGACACCTTGCCGTTAAGCAAAGTGAAAGATGGCGAAAAAATAACGATACAATTTGTCCAATACATGCGAAGCAATGACTTGGACGGCATAGAAGCCGTGGGAATCAAACTTAAAAGAGGAGTGGATGATTGATTCACTCCTTCTTTAAGTTTTCATGGATCTTTGTCTGTAACAGATCCTCACGATCCATCCAATACTGCCGGCTAAACACCTGAGTGATATGCCAGCCTTTTTCCTTTAATATCCTTGGATGATACACAAAAGCCTCTTTTGCTGTTTTGGCTGTAAATAGCCGGTTGTCATCTGTTAGAATAGCTCCCACATACTTACCGCTTTCAAGCAGTTCCAAATCCATATTCCTTGAGATTGTGCTGTTTCTAACAGTGTGTCCGCCATAGGTGCCTTCCAGCTTATTCT from Echinicola soli encodes the following:
- the purD gene encoding phosphoribosylamine--glycine ligase; its protein translation is MNILLLGSGGREHAFAYKIANSPKCDRLYVAPGNAGTAGIATNVSIGITDFGAMKEFVLANSIDLVVVGPEEPLVKGVADYFASQEETKALPVVGPKQKGATLEGSKDFSKQFMQRHQVPTAASATFTIDTIDEGLAFIKKQQLPVVLKADGLAAGKGVLICETLEDAESSFKEMLLESKFGAASEKVVIEEFLSGIELSVFVATDGKSYKILPEAKDYKRIGEKDTGLNTGGMGAVSPVPFAKGEFLRKVEEKVVKPTIEGLEKDQIDYKGFIFIGLMNDNGEPYVIEYNVRMGDPETQAVLPRIKSDFVDLLYAMGTGTLKDYELTLEDFTATTIVMVAGGYPGAYPKGDVISGLDNENGNSITFHAGTSTTPQGDVVTNGGRVLGITGKGNSIEEALSNAYSRVHEISWKDVYFRNDIGQDILNYGK
- a CDS encoding PSP1 domain-containing protein, yielding MAGCSSCSTTAGSGGCQNNGTCGTSDCNKMNSFDWLSHMGIPNVDNFDIVEVKFKGGRKDYFRNVNHLQLTTGDPVVVDVPSGHHIGYVSLQGELVRLQMQKRKIKNDDNITKIYRVASPKDLEKWEEAKNREVPTLYRTKQIIDEIKLEMKLSDIEYQADNSKATFYYSADERVDFRELIKILASEFKIRVEMRQISLRQEAGRLGGVGVCGRELCCSTWIHDFKSVSTSAARYQNLSLNPTKLSGQCGRLKCCLNYELDTYMTALEDIPNIEKPLVTEAGHAKLQKTDIFRKLMWFSYNNENNWHSIDCGRVKEIIEMNKEGEKPFSLEFNDVMDLDEDKSNSNIDLEMLDKKFSKNNKKKKKRKPRPKQSANKPAGAKADTQTSPPNKDNKDKQQSHRKPSNRRKGGEQRKGPSPQKQQPAGDQKNPQTAQGAKPKGNKRRNNRKKGGGRPSNNKGNQQNEQ
- a CDS encoding gliding motility lipoprotein GldH; the encoded protein is MNNRSMVKKLYGTLLISSLLLSCNNDRVYEEYHGLENLSWPIADTVTFDIETKYDHDDVISTLRVKYNKDYDYYNLYVRYLVRDSLGQIRNNELLNLNLFDPKTGKPLGSGYGNSFTQMDTLPLSKVKDGEKITIQFVQYMRSNDLDGIEAVGIKLKRGVDD